The following are encoded together in the Robertmurraya sp. FSL R5-0851 genome:
- a CDS encoding DUF4258 domain-containing protein yields the protein MNLKELKKVLMTGKGTISIGNHTKERLHKRGYSKGDIVSAIFTGEIVERQGVNKVVIAGRDKDNNPIVIVVAKESSLSYKLVTVMPPIDHFRFKDCI from the coding sequence ATGAACTTGAAAGAGCTTAAAAAAGTCTTAATGACAGGCAAAGGTACAATTAGTATTGGAAATCACACCAAAGAACGTTTACACAAACGTGGGTATTCCAAAGGGGATATTGTTTCTGCGATCTTCACAGGTGAAATTGTAGAACGACAAGGAGTAAACAAAGTGGTCATAGCAGGTAGAGACAAAGATAACAATCCGATTGTTATAGTTGTAGCAAAGGAATCATCTCTCTCCTACAAATTAGTAACGGTCATGCCGCCTATTGATCATTTCCGTTTCAAGGACTGTATTTAA